In the genome of Candidatus Saccharimonadales bacterium, one region contains:
- a CDS encoding YbaB/EbfC family nucleoid-associated protein, whose protein sequence is MSKVDQAKLIMRARKLQKELQKEIITVEAGEGAVRVEITGEQKIKKIHIDPEYIDLDDIGQLEMWVEEAVKEAINQSQKLAAEKMQPMMGALSGLGF, encoded by the coding sequence GTGAGTAAAGTAGACCAAGCTAAGCTAATTATGCGAGCACGCAAGCTGCAAAAAGAGCTGCAAAAAGAAATTATTACAGTTGAAGCCGGCGAAGGTGCCGTTAGGGTAGAAATCACCGGTGAGCAGAAGATCAAAAAGATCCATATCGACCCTGAATATATCGACCTGGATGACATCGGCCAGCTAGAAATGTGGGTCGAAGAAGCCGTAAAAGAAGCTATCAATCAAAGCCAAAAGTTGGCCGCCGAAAAAATGCAGCCGATGATGGGAGCTCTTTCTGGTCTAGGCTTTTAG
- the recR gene encoding recombination mediator RecR: MSAVIPEPLLDLIEALRQLPGVGPRSAERYAYSLFKADSAKALNLAQQLNRLHKSIGYCPKTFALIEEGQEVSSLYADPKRDKTVVAVVAEPFDIVALEKTNSFNGTYHVLGGLVSPIDGVGPENLHISELINRIDEDNVQELILATNASVEGESTALLITQAVGDKPVKITRLARGLPVGVDLEYADQITLTRALEGRQALL; this comes from the coding sequence ATGAGCGCCGTTATCCCAGAACCGTTACTGGACCTCATCGAGGCTCTTCGCCAGCTACCTGGCGTTGGACCGCGTTCGGCCGAGCGCTATGCCTACAGCCTATTTAAGGCCGATAGCGCCAAAGCTCTGAACCTGGCGCAACAACTGAACCGGCTGCATAAAAGCATTGGCTACTGTCCAAAGACTTTTGCGCTGATTGAGGAAGGGCAGGAGGTGAGTTCGCTCTATGCCGACCCCAAGCGTGATAAAACCGTCGTAGCGGTAGTGGCCGAGCCTTTTGATATTGTGGCTTTAGAAAAAACCAATAGTTTTAACGGCACTTATCACGTACTGGGCGGCTTGGTGTCGCCAATTGATGGCGTGGGCCCCGAGAACCTGCATATAAGCGAACTCATCAACCGAATAGATGAAGACAATGTGCAAGAGCTAATATTGGCCACTAACGCCAGCGTAGAAGGCGAGAGCACAGCTTTACTAATCACCCAAGCCGTTGGCGATAAGCCGGTTAAAATTACTCGCCTGGCTCGCGGCTTGCCGGTTGGCGTGGATTTAGAGTACGCCGACCAAATTACCCTCACCCGAGCCCTAGAAGGCCGCCAAGCCTTACTTTAG
- a CDS encoding DHH family phosphoesterase produces MKLAEITDIDEFVKTHQKILVVQADNPDGDSLASALALEEILSELGKDVYLYCGVDLPSYLHYFPGSDRVTSEVPNDFEASIIVDTSSDSLLEQLRLKSQRSWLAAKPSLIVDHHATAPTIDFAELAYVKPAVATCELIYEIAKGLNWPLTQQAKEFIAMGILSDSLGLTSEATTARSIHIIAELVEGGVSLAELENARRETMRRETELIHYKGRLLERVEFYSDNRIATVTIPWEEIERYSPLYNPPMLVIDDMRLAKDTDVAICFKVYRDGKITGKIRCNYGKGIGDKLAEHFGGGGHPYAAGFKLTDGRNFEDVKSECIQVATKLLDELGGDKS; encoded by the coding sequence ATGAAACTTGCTGAAATTACCGACATTGATGAATTTGTTAAAACTCACCAGAAAATTCTAGTTGTCCAGGCCGACAACCCCGACGGCGATAGCCTGGCTAGCGCCCTTGCCTTAGAAGAAATTTTGTCCGAGCTGGGCAAGGATGTCTATTTATATTGCGGAGTTGATTTGCCATCGTATTTGCACTATTTTCCTGGTTCTGACCGCGTAACCTCTGAGGTTCCCAACGATTTTGAGGCCAGCATTATTGTAGACACCAGCAGCGATTCGTTGCTAGAGCAGCTGCGGTTAAAAAGCCAGCGCTCATGGTTGGCCGCCAAGCCGAGCTTAATCGTCGATCACCACGCCACAGCGCCAACAATAGACTTCGCCGAGCTTGCTTACGTCAAGCCGGCCGTCGCCACCTGTGAACTCATATATGAAATTGCCAAAGGTTTAAACTGGCCCTTAACTCAGCAAGCTAAAGAATTCATTGCCATGGGAATTTTGAGCGACAGCCTAGGACTTACCTCTGAAGCCACAACCGCCCGTTCAATCCATATTATTGCCGAGTTGGTTGAAGGCGGTGTGAGCCTGGCAGAGCTAGAAAACGCCCGCCGCGAAACCATGCGCCGCGAGACCGAGCTAATTCATTACAAAGGCCGTTTATTAGAGAGAGTTGAATTCTATAGCGATAACCGCATTGCTACCGTAACTATTCCGTGGGAAGAAATCGAGCGCTATAGCCCGTTATACAATCCGCCAATGTTGGTTATTGACGACATGCGACTGGCCAAGGACACCGACGTAGCTATCTGCTTTAAGGTTTACCGCGACGGCAAAATTACCGGTAAAATTCGCTGCAATTACGGCAAGGGAATCGGCGATAAATTAGCCGAGCATTTTGGCGGCGGCGGCCACCCATACGCTGCCGGTTTTAAGCTAACCGACGGCCGAAATTTTGAAGACGTAAAAAGCGAATGCATCCAAGTAGCTACCAAACTTCTAGACGAGCTAGGTGGTGATAAGTCATGA
- the cysS gene encoding cysteine--tRNA ligase — translation MKLFNTLGRKLEDFSPINDNEARIYTCGPTVYDYQHIGNYSGYIYWDVLVRLLKFKGYDVNRVMNITDVGHLVSDADEGEDKLEKGAHREGKTAREVADFYTEDFKKNFKSLNLLEPSQFAKATDYIPQQVEMVQTLIDKGFAYKTRQAIYFDVQKLDDYGKLTGQKLSDKEVGARSEVVTDSAKHHPQDFALWFFTIGRFANHEMHWSSPWGDGFPGWHIECSAIIHAILGDPIDIHTGGVDHIGTHHTNEIAQTEAAFNKPLSRFWLHNNHMMVNGHKISKSLGNGFTLQDLEKRGYSPMDFKMLVLQSHYRSQSNFSWEALEAAKNRLKRFRNFAVRRFQEAQPAAGSFSPAMIVVSKFSTIPALENDLNTPEALEKIEQFIEGVENKSLADEKFLIGPFVKQIDDLFGLDLMSASDISSDEKDLINQREIARKDQDWQKSDELRDKLAEQGIGINDTPQGPVWYRL, via the coding sequence ATGAAATTGTTTAACACGCTCGGCCGCAAGCTAGAAGATTTCTCACCAATAAATGATAACGAGGCGCGTATCTACACCTGCGGGCCAACTGTTTACGACTATCAGCATATTGGCAATTACAGCGGCTATATTTACTGGGACGTTCTGGTTAGATTACTTAAATTCAAAGGCTATGATGTAAACCGCGTCATGAATATAACAGACGTAGGGCACTTAGTAAGCGACGCCGATGAAGGCGAGGACAAGCTGGAAAAGGGCGCTCACCGCGAAGGCAAAACCGCCCGAGAAGTTGCCGACTTTTACACCGAAGACTTTAAGAAAAATTTCAAATCCTTGAACCTGCTTGAACCAAGTCAATTTGCTAAGGCTACCGATTATATTCCGCAGCAAGTAGAAATGGTTCAAACACTAATCGATAAAGGTTTCGCCTATAAAACTAGGCAGGCAATCTACTTCGATGTTCAAAAGCTCGACGACTACGGCAAGCTGACCGGACAAAAGTTATCGGATAAAGAAGTCGGCGCTCGAAGCGAAGTTGTAACGGACAGTGCGAAACACCACCCACAAGATTTTGCGTTATGGTTCTTTACGATAGGTAGATTCGCTAACCATGAAATGCATTGGTCAAGCCCATGGGGCGACGGATTTCCTGGTTGGCATATCGAATGTTCGGCTATAATCCACGCCATCCTTGGCGATCCCATAGATATTCACACTGGTGGAGTCGACCATATCGGCACTCACCACACTAACGAAATCGCCCAAACCGAAGCCGCCTTTAACAAACCGCTTTCTAGGTTCTGGCTGCACAACAATCATATGATGGTCAACGGCCATAAAATCAGCAAGTCTTTGGGTAACGGCTTTACTTTGCAAGACTTAGAAAAACGCGGCTATTCGCCAATGGACTTCAAAATGCTAGTTTTACAAAGCCATTACCGCAGCCAGTCTAACTTCAGCTGGGAAGCGCTCGAGGCTGCTAAAAATCGTTTAAAAAGGTTTCGAAATTTTGCTGTTAGGCGTTTCCAAGAAGCTCAACCAGCTGCTGGTTCCTTTTCGCCAGCTATGATAGTTGTGAGTAAGTTCAGCACCATTCCTGCATTAGAAAATGACTTAAACACTCCTGAAGCACTAGAAAAGATCGAGCAATTCATAGAGGGCGTAGAGAATAAATCACTAGCTGATGAGAAATTTTTAATCGGACCATTTGTAAAGCAAATAGATGATCTTTTCGGACTTGACCTGATGAGCGCATCAGATATCAGCAGCGATGAAAAAGATCTAATAAATCAGCGCGAAATTGCGCGCAAGGATCAGGATTGGCAAAAGTCCGATGAGCTGCGTGATAAGTTAGCTGAGCAGGGAATTGGCATAAACGACACGCCGCAAGGCCCAGTTTGGTACCGACTCTAA
- a CDS encoding AI-2E family transporter produces MKSDKIVVSVTNRTIFRSILWVVATVVAFKVIGRVSHILILIFASFFLALALNPVVSWLSRRSGIKGRVQATSLAYVLVIAVLAAFFILVTPPLVKQTRTFINEVPHLVDNFQHQDSTLAREARKYKLDQKLSSSARDFANNYGNFGTTVWDTGKRIAEIVTSILAVLVMTFMMLVEGPYWLDLYWGIVPASKRAHRKDLARQMYKGVSGFVNGQVIIALIAGFFAFLALEIASHVMDVSINAAALAGIVSVFGLIPLFGNPIASTVVILVCLLNSLSLAIVMLIYFIVYFFVENHTFQPFIQSRLNKLTALSVFVAALLGVGLAGFLGAIVAIPAASAVKVLLEDYFKHKNPGVKPPTKNETIQAV; encoded by the coding sequence ATGAAATCTGACAAAATTGTCGTCAGTGTAACAAACCGGACAATCTTCCGCTCTATTCTCTGGGTGGTCGCGACAGTCGTTGCCTTCAAGGTCATCGGCCGCGTCAGTCATATCCTTATACTTATCTTCGCGTCGTTCTTTTTAGCCCTGGCGCTCAACCCGGTAGTTAGCTGGTTATCGCGCCGCTCGGGCATAAAAGGCCGCGTGCAAGCCACATCGCTAGCTTATGTACTGGTGATTGCGGTCTTGGCCGCCTTCTTTATTCTGGTGACTCCGCCGCTGGTCAAACAAACTCGCACCTTCATCAATGAGGTCCCGCATCTGGTTGATAATTTTCAGCACCAGGATAGCACGCTCGCCCGGGAGGCGCGTAAGTATAAACTCGATCAGAAGCTTTCCAGCTCGGCCCGCGACTTTGCCAATAATTATGGCAATTTCGGTACGACTGTCTGGGACACCGGCAAACGGATAGCCGAGATCGTTACCTCGATTTTAGCTGTTTTGGTCATGACGTTCATGATGTTGGTCGAGGGTCCGTACTGGCTCGATCTTTATTGGGGCATCGTGCCCGCAAGCAAGCGCGCCCACCGCAAAGATCTTGCCAGGCAGATGTATAAAGGTGTCAGCGGCTTCGTCAACGGACAAGTTATAATTGCTCTGATCGCCGGATTTTTCGCCTTTTTGGCGCTCGAGATCGCCAGTCACGTCATGGATGTCAGCATCAATGCCGCCGCACTGGCCGGCATAGTCTCCGTCTTCGGGCTGATACCCCTGTTCGGTAACCCGATCGCCTCGACGGTCGTTATTTTAGTCTGCCTGTTGAACTCCCTGAGCCTGGCCATAGTCATGCTGATTTACTTCATCGTTTATTTCTTCGTAGAGAACCACACCTTCCAGCCGTTCATCCAGTCGCGGCTTAATAAACTGACTGCTCTGTCGGTTTTTGTCGCGGCGCTGCTTGGTGTCGGCCTCGCAGGATTTCTGGGTGCTATCGTAGCCATACCCGCTGCTAGCGCCGTCAAAGTCCTTCTAGAAGATTATTTCAAACATAAAAATCCGGGCGTAAAACCGCCCACCAAAAACGAAACCATCCAGGCTGTTTAG
- a CDS encoding glycosyltransferase family 4 protein, whose protein sequence is MKNTPKLKIGFVFDDTLDSSDGVAQYVKTIGAWLSGQGHEVRYLVGETKLESWQGGKIYSLSKNYKVRFNGNRLTIPGPASRRQIKKILHEEKFDVLHVQVPYSPLLASRVIRLAPKNTVILGTFHIFPAGWLSQFGSRLLRIALANSKHRFDAMVSVSRASAEFARVAYGFKTEILPNAVDISKFRSHGAVSKSDIVFLGRLVGRKGCLELLKAVNILVKEPGMSKIKVRVAGAGGLESMLKNYVKENKLGSNVEFFGFVSEEEKAKLLAGARLACFPALYGEAFGIVLIEAMAAGSGVVLGGDNPGYRSVLGEREELLVDPRDSEIFSQRLMSLLTNSKLAADLHTWQEQAVKQYDVNVVGRQIESIYHSLIANKNKNEHN, encoded by the coding sequence ATGAAGAACACGCCAAAGCTTAAGATTGGGTTTGTCTTTGACGACACCCTTGATAGCTCGGATGGCGTCGCCCAGTATGTCAAAACTATAGGTGCGTGGCTTTCAGGCCAAGGTCACGAAGTTAGGTATTTGGTCGGCGAAACCAAACTTGAATCCTGGCAGGGCGGCAAAATCTATAGCCTTTCTAAGAATTATAAGGTCCGCTTCAACGGCAACAGGCTCACAATTCCCGGTCCGGCTAGCCGCCGCCAAATTAAGAAAATTTTGCATGAAGAAAAATTCGACGTACTGCACGTGCAAGTTCCCTATTCGCCGCTGCTTGCTTCGCGCGTAATTAGGCTCGCTCCTAAAAATACGGTTATTCTTGGAACATTTCATATCTTTCCAGCTGGGTGGCTTTCGCAATTTGGGTCGCGCCTGCTTAGAATTGCTCTGGCTAACAGCAAACATCGTTTTGACGCGATGGTTAGTGTCAGCCGAGCCTCTGCCGAATTTGCTCGCGTGGCTTACGGGTTCAAAACCGAAATTTTGCCCAATGCCGTAGACATATCTAAATTCCGTTCTCATGGCGCTGTCAGCAAAAGCGATATTGTATTTCTTGGCAGACTAGTCGGGCGCAAAGGCTGCCTAGAACTGCTCAAAGCCGTCAATATTTTGGTTAAAGAGCCTGGCATGTCGAAGATAAAGGTTAGAGTTGCTGGCGCCGGCGGGCTGGAATCAATGCTCAAAAACTATGTCAAAGAGAACAAGCTAGGTTCTAATGTCGAATTTTTTGGTTTTGTTAGCGAAGAAGAAAAGGCCAAGCTGCTTGCCGGAGCGCGACTTGCCTGTTTTCCGGCGCTTTACGGAGAAGCTTTTGGTATTGTCTTGATCGAAGCGATGGCGGCTGGTTCAGGTGTGGTTTTGGGCGGCGACAATCCCGGCTATCGCAGCGTGCTTGGCGAACGAGAAGAGCTGCTCGTGGATCCCAGGGATTCAGAGATTTTCAGTCAAAGACTCATGTCTCTATTGACTAATAGCAAACTGGCCGCGGATCTGCATACCTGGCAGGAGCAAGCTGTCAAACAATACGACGTCAACGTGGTCGGCAGACAAATCGAATCTATCTACCACTCGCTGATTGCCAATAAAAATAAAAACGAGCATAATTAA
- a CDS encoding glycosyltransferase family 4 protein, with amino-acid sequence MKIALICPYHMFRGGGVQECVTALRQEYAARGHDAKIITPMPRDYEGEVPEHIITLGTSMSTTAFAGSAWQWSFSVDNDAIDEVFQREQFDVLHFHEPWIPFWSRQLLGRANMATVGTQHGRFWETLTAKTVTTVVTPYVKSMVKHFDVFTAVSEPATDWFRAVTHRPIIIVPNGIDLAKFQVYTPKPKGKKSNTKTIFYVGRLENRKGVKYLLQAFHDLTKKRKDVRLVIAGSGVDDKKLKEFVADQSIPRVEFLGFISEEDKVRYLHESDLFCSPAVYGESFGIVLLEAMAAGLPLVAGDNAGYQSTLIDTGAISLVNPKDTVDFARRLEIMMFDEKIRQIWREWALNYVKQFDYPIVAEQYLAIYEQAIKRHEEHAKA; translated from the coding sequence ATGAAAATAGCACTAATTTGTCCTTATCATATGTTTCGCGGCGGCGGTGTTCAGGAATGCGTTACGGCTTTGCGGCAAGAGTACGCTGCTCGCGGCCATGACGCTAAAATCATTACGCCGATGCCCAGGGATTACGAGGGCGAAGTGCCCGAGCATATCATTACCTTAGGCACCTCAATGAGTACCACGGCCTTTGCCGGTAGCGCTTGGCAATGGTCTTTTAGCGTTGATAATGACGCGATCGACGAGGTCTTTCAGCGCGAGCAGTTCGACGTACTGCACTTCCACGAGCCCTGGATTCCGTTTTGGAGCCGCCAACTGCTAGGCAGGGCCAATATGGCGACGGTTGGCACTCAGCATGGACGATTTTGGGAAACGCTGACAGCCAAAACTGTCACCACGGTGGTAACTCCATACGTTAAGTCAATGGTTAAACACTTTGATGTTTTTACTGCCGTTTCGGAGCCGGCCACTGACTGGTTCAGGGCCGTTACACACCGACCGATCATCATTGTGCCCAACGGTATAGATCTTGCTAAATTTCAAGTTTACACTCCTAAGCCAAAAGGCAAAAAAAGCAATACAAAAACCATTTTTTATGTGGGCCGTCTAGAAAACCGCAAAGGTGTTAAATACCTCCTGCAGGCTTTTCATGATTTAACTAAAAAGCGCAAGGACGTTCGTCTGGTAATTGCCGGTAGTGGCGTGGATGATAAAAAACTAAAAGAATTTGTAGCCGATCAATCTATCCCTAGGGTGGAGTTCCTGGGCTTTATTAGCGAAGAGGACAAAGTTCGTTATCTTCATGAGAGCGATCTATTTTGCTCGCCGGCGGTCTACGGCGAAAGCTTCGGCATCGTGCTTCTAGAAGCAATGGCGGCCGGTTTGCCGCTGGTAGCGGGCGACAATGCTGGCTACCAGAGCACATTAATCGATACCGGCGCTATTTCACTCGTTAATCCTAAGGACACAGTTGATTTTGCTCGCCGCCTAGAAATAATGATGTTTGACGAAAAGATCAGGCAGATTTGGCGCGAGTGGGCTCTGAATTATGTAAAGCAATTTGACTATCCGATTGTTGCCGAACAGTATCTGGCTATTTACGAACAGGCAATCAAGCGCCATGAAGAACACGCCAAAGCTTAA
- a CDS encoding alpha/beta hydrolase, whose translation MPKRNLDAADYIQPLNINGLEGRMLYLPTQNKKYDRDILFVYGQHSSLERWWGLIKVFSHYGNVTMPDMPGFGGMASLYKIGHTATIDELADYLAAFMKLKYKRRKVTIVAMSLGFATATRMLQKYPELTDRVEMLVSVVGFSHHDDFIFPKSRMRMYKLVCGLFSRRLPAAFFQGVFLQPFYLRRAYKHSRFAKEKLAKMSGDEFNKTMDMEIVLWRINDIRTQMKTNVEMFNLNNCGKHINLPVYHVASQHDRYFNHVKVEEHFRQIFTDVNVFFTKDPNHAPTIIADEKTAAPFVPDGLRKAFAKNPTAKKSQQSSKRSSKRTVKK comes from the coding sequence ATGCCAAAACGTAACTTAGATGCGGCAGATTATATCCAGCCGCTTAATATCAACGGTCTCGAAGGCCGTATGCTGTACCTGCCTACTCAAAATAAAAAATACGATCGAGATATTCTTTTTGTCTACGGTCAGCATTCTAGCTTGGAACGCTGGTGGGGTTTGATTAAAGTGTTTAGCCATTACGGCAACGTAACAATGCCGGATATGCCTGGTTTTGGCGGCATGGCCAGCCTATATAAAATCGGGCATACGGCTACTATTGATGAGCTGGCTGATTATCTGGCCGCCTTCATGAAACTTAAGTACAAACGGCGCAAAGTTACGATAGTCGCCATGAGCTTGGGCTTTGCCACCGCCACCCGAATGCTTCAGAAATATCCCGAACTAACTGACCGTGTCGAAATGCTGGTGAGCGTGGTTGGATTTTCGCACCATGATGACTTTATATTTCCCAAGAGCCGCATGCGCATGTACAAACTCGTCTGCGGCCTATTTTCGAGACGCCTTCCAGCGGCGTTTTTTCAGGGCGTGTTTTTGCAGCCATTTTACCTTCGCCGTGCCTACAAGCACTCCCGTTTTGCCAAAGAAAAATTAGCTAAAATGTCTGGCGACGAATTTAACAAGACCATGGATATGGAAATTGTGCTCTGGCGGATCAATGATATTCGCACTCAAATGAAAACTAATGTAGAAATGTTTAATCTGAACAATTGCGGCAAGCACATAAATCTTCCGGTTTATCACGTGGCTTCTCAGCACGACCGATACTTTAACCACGTAAAGGTCGAGGAGCATTTCCGCCAGATATTTACAGACGTGAACGTATTCTTCACTAAAGATCCTAACCACGCTCCGACAATCATTGCCGACGAAAAAACTGCCGCGCCATTCGTGCCCGACGGGCTGCGAAAGGCGTTTGCCAAAAACCCTACGGCAAAAAAGAGCCAGCAATCTTCCAAGAGATCATCTAAGCGGACGGTAAAAAAATGA
- a CDS encoding CYTH domain-containing protein → MEEIEVKFLNIDVEEIESKLKSLGAKKEFDQKYRRKVYDYPDLRLNDQGAWIRVRDEGSQVTMGFKQRKMSDDGANDVGMKEIEIKVDSFDKAWQFLEAVGLKQKFYEENRRVRWTLDTIEFDIDYWPLLKPYLEIEAGSWKDIDKAIKILDLNPDDKKIFSTFQVYQLEGINELEYDILTFDSQIKKSN, encoded by the coding sequence ATGGAAGAGATTGAAGTTAAGTTTCTGAATATCGACGTTGAAGAGATCGAGTCAAAGCTCAAAAGTTTGGGCGCTAAAAAAGAGTTTGACCAAAAATACCGGCGCAAAGTTTATGATTATCCGGACCTGCGACTCAACGATCAAGGCGCTTGGATTCGCGTGCGCGATGAAGGCAGTCAAGTAACCATGGGTTTCAAGCAAAGAAAGATGTCTGACGACGGTGCGAATGACGTTGGCATGAAAGAAATCGAAATCAAAGTGGATAGCTTCGACAAAGCCTGGCAATTTTTAGAAGCTGTCGGATTAAAGCAGAAGTTCTACGAAGAAAACCGCCGGGTGCGCTGGACGCTCGACACCATTGAATTTGATATTGATTATTGGCCGCTGCTTAAACCGTACCTAGAGATTGAGGCAGGGAGCTGGAAAGATATTGATAAAGCTATTAAAATACTTGACTTGAACCCCGACGACAAAAAAATATTCTCGACTTTTCAGGTATATCAGCTCGAAGGCATTAACGAGCTGGAGTACGATATCCTGACCTTCGATAGCCAGATCAAAAAATCTAATTAA
- a CDS encoding Crp/Fnr family transcriptional regulator yields the protein MNDAKISEELKALLLKGRHYKIPKGQIIQSTEDRLVFNMIKSGFVKRYLISNDGALGVQVIYGPGDIFPITLALKILVGQDINPGPEVYYYEAMNDVELYTVEQPVLQEGIENDPILYRDLLAICGKRLHSTLNSLENLTLRSSYKRLAHQLVYLAEAYGKQVKEGTQIDLQLTHQDLADILSLTRETISTNIIRLRKKGLIKTGRRIIIPNLEKLTEEAFN from the coding sequence ATGAATGACGCCAAAATTTCGGAAGAGCTAAAAGCTCTGTTGCTTAAGGGTCGCCACTATAAGATTCCCAAAGGCCAAATCATCCAGTCTACCGAAGACCGGCTTGTTTTTAACATGATCAAGTCCGGTTTTGTTAAGCGCTACCTAATTTCTAACGATGGCGCGTTGGGTGTGCAGGTAATTTATGGTCCCGGCGATATTTTCCCTATCACGCTGGCTCTTAAAATCTTGGTTGGGCAAGATATTAATCCCGGACCCGAAGTCTACTACTATGAAGCCATGAATGACGTAGAGCTTTACACAGTTGAGCAGCCGGTTCTTCAAGAAGGTATAGAAAACGACCCAATTCTGTATCGCGACTTGCTGGCGATCTGCGGCAAACGCCTGCATTCGACCTTAAATAGCCTAGAGAATCTCACTCTGCGCAGTTCATACAAAAGGTTGGCTCACCAGCTGGTTTACTTGGCCGAAGCTTACGGCAAGCAAGTCAAAGAAGGTACGCAGATCGACCTGCAGCTTACCCACCAAGACTTAGCGGATATTCTTAGCCTGACCCGCGAAACTATCTCGACCAATATTATTCGCTTGCGCAAAAAAGGCTTGATCAAAACCGGTCGCCGGATAATTATTCCAAACCTAGAAAAATTAACCGAAGAAGCTTTTAATTAG
- a CDS encoding class I SAM-dependent methyltransferase, which yields MSEAQNINNGLWLPPGVELSGSSPAELPSDIDLSDLPPDIDLTDLPLRDPDEIAKEQYGFASDSDEFEERFSTSAIYRRELYLKYSYPERNIFREAGQEIQGQSILEIGYGDGILIKNYVPQHPNARVVGVDRASNFQEELKEYFEQKKPGIDIELYKMDARQLEFPDESFDCVVSMFVLYHSDAMKILQEIKRVLKPGGRLIVGLRSPGNQQKLWDFAGDVTKELRQVSRERGAVEWYGRTIDYRTLLAPPSFYSNFSVEMGDRILPTMFAPVHSNLYLPHSSNYDPRRQFGELHIPYQLGEKGEDEGWGDYKRTLDSLRDSCESIVLIDDEPQRVRNVPQGGDWDAAVDKVVRPVYEAEVKRNGYFTEYVKQAYSVWQKVPDSYLTELPPAEFDI from the coding sequence ATGAGTGAGGCTCAAAACATAAATAACGGGCTTTGGCTGCCGCCTGGAGTTGAGCTTAGCGGTTCAAGCCCAGCCGAGTTACCGTCGGATATCGATCTAAGCGATCTGCCTCCAGACATAGATCTAACCGATTTGCCTCTTAGAGATCCGGACGAAATAGCTAAAGAACAGTATGGCTTTGCCAGCGACAGCGATGAGTTCGAGGAGCGGTTTTCTACGAGCGCAATTTATAGACGAGAACTCTACTTAAAGTATTCTTACCCCGAAAGAAACATTTTCCGGGAAGCCGGCCAAGAAATACAGGGGCAATCAATTCTTGAAATTGGCTACGGTGACGGCATTCTTATAAAAAACTATGTGCCCCAACACCCCAATGCCAGAGTAGTTGGAGTCGATAGAGCTTCAAACTTCCAAGAAGAGCTCAAAGAGTATTTTGAGCAAAAGAAACCCGGAATAGACATCGAGCTTTACAAAATGGATGCCCGTCAGCTCGAGTTCCCGGACGAATCTTTTGACTGTGTAGTCAGTATGTTCGTTTTATATCACTCTGACGCAATGAAGATACTTCAGGAGATAAAGCGAGTATTGAAGCCTGGTGGTCGGCTCATCGTTGGGCTGCGTTCGCCTGGCAATCAGCAAAAATTGTGGGACTTTGCGGGTGATGTAACGAAAGAACTTCGGCAAGTTTCTCGAGAGCGCGGAGCGGTTGAGTGGTACGGAAGAACTATTGATTATCGAACCCTCTTAGCACCTCCGAGCTTTTACTCTAACTTCAGCGTAGAAATGGGCGATCGGATTTTACCCACAATGTTTGCTCCAGTGCATTCAAATCTATATTTGCCCCATTCCTCAAACTATGATCCGCGTCGGCAATTTGGAGAGTTGCACATTCCATATCAACTGGGTGAAAAGGGTGAAGACGAGGGTTGGGGCGACTATAAGCGTACTCTTGACTCATTGCGAGACAGCTGCGAGAGCATTGTTTTAATAGACGATGAACCTCAGCGAGTACGCAACGTGCCGCAAGGTGGCGACTGGGATGCGGCAGTGGACAAAGTGGTGAGGCCCGTTTACGAGGCTGAAGTTAAGCGCAACGGCTACTTTACCGAATACGTCAAGCAAGCCTATTCCGTGTGGCAAAAGGTGCCTGATTCTTACCTGACAGAATTGCCACCAGCCGAATTTGATATATAA